In the genome of Hymenobacter cellulosivorans, one region contains:
- the pruA gene encoding L-glutamate gamma-semialdehyde dehydrogenase, whose product MANGFFNVPTPINEPVKGYAPGSKERAELQQALKDLKKQQVDIPMHIGGQEIRTGNTQKITPPHDHQHVLGYFHEGDASHVQQAIDAALAARTQWAELPWEHRASIFLKAAELLAGPYRARINAATMLGQSKNAFQAEIDAACELIDFFRFNVFFMQEIYKQQPESLPGMWNRLEQRPLEGFVFALTPFNFTSIAGNLPTSVAMMGNVVVWKPAYTQIYSAQVLMELFKEAGVPDGVINLVYVDGPTTGDVIFNHPDFAGIHFTGSTGVFQNIWKTIGQNIHKYKSYPRIVGETGGKDFILAHHSAHPRQVATAITRGAFEFQGQKCSAASRAYIPSNIWDEVKGYVQEDLKSIKMGDVEDFSNFVNAVISEASFDKLARYIDAAKADDSVEIIAGGGHDKSKGYFIEPTVIVTKNPQYVTMCEELFGPVLTLHVYDSQDFEKTLDLVDGTSPYALTGAIFAQDRYAIDLASKKLVHAAGNFYINDKPTGAVVGQQPFGGARASGTNDKAGSMLNLLRWVSPRAIKETFVTPVDYRYPFLGVDTGENLNVTGQGGF is encoded by the coding sequence ATGGCCAACGGCTTTTTCAACGTCCCGACCCCGATCAATGAACCCGTCAAAGGCTACGCGCCCGGCTCCAAGGAGCGCGCCGAGCTGCAACAGGCCCTAAAAGACCTCAAGAAGCAGCAGGTTGACATTCCGATGCACATCGGGGGCCAGGAAATCCGGACCGGCAACACCCAGAAAATTACCCCGCCCCACGACCACCAGCACGTGTTGGGTTACTTCCACGAGGGCGACGCCTCCCACGTGCAGCAGGCCATTGACGCCGCCCTGGCCGCCCGCACCCAGTGGGCCGAGCTGCCCTGGGAGCACCGCGCTTCTATCTTCTTGAAAGCCGCTGAGCTGCTGGCCGGCCCCTACCGGGCCCGTATCAACGCGGCCACTATGCTGGGTCAGAGCAAGAATGCCTTCCAGGCGGAAATCGACGCGGCCTGCGAGCTGATCGACTTTTTCCGCTTCAACGTGTTCTTCATGCAGGAAATCTACAAGCAGCAGCCCGAGAGCCTGCCCGGCATGTGGAACCGCCTGGAGCAGCGCCCTTTGGAAGGCTTCGTGTTTGCCCTCACGCCCTTCAACTTCACCTCTATTGCCGGCAACCTGCCCACGTCCGTGGCCATGATGGGCAACGTGGTGGTGTGGAAGCCCGCCTACACCCAGATCTACTCGGCCCAGGTGCTGATGGAGCTGTTTAAAGAGGCTGGCGTGCCCGACGGCGTCATCAACCTAGTGTATGTGGATGGCCCCACCACCGGCGACGTTATCTTCAACCACCCCGACTTTGCCGGCATCCACTTCACCGGCTCGACGGGCGTGTTCCAGAACATCTGGAAGACCATCGGCCAGAACATTCACAAGTACAAGAGCTACCCGCGTATCGTGGGCGAAACCGGCGGCAAGGACTTTATCCTGGCCCACCACTCGGCTCACCCGCGCCAGGTAGCCACCGCCATTACCCGCGGCGCCTTCGAGTTCCAGGGTCAGAAATGCTCGGCCGCCTCGCGCGCCTATATTCCCAGCAACATCTGGGACGAGGTGAAAGGCTACGTGCAGGAAGATCTGAAGTCCATCAAGATGGGCGACGTGGAAGACTTCTCCAACTTCGTCAACGCCGTTATCAGCGAGGCTTCCTTCGACAAGCTGGCCCGCTACATCGATGCCGCCAAAGCCGACGACTCGGTGGAAATCATTGCTGGCGGCGGCCACGACAAGTCGAAAGGCTATTTCATCGAGCCCACGGTGATTGTGACCAAGAACCCGCAGTACGTGACCATGTGCGAGGAGCTCTTCGGCCCCGTGCTGACCCTGCACGTCTACGATTCGCAGGACTTCGAGAAGACCCTGGACCTGGTGGACGGCACTTCGCCCTACGCCCTGACCGGCGCCATCTTCGCCCAGGACCGCTACGCCATTGATCTGGCCTCGAAGAAGCTGGTGCACGCGGCCGGCAACTTCTACATCAACGATAAGCCCACTGGCGCCGTGGTTGGTCAGCAGCCTTTCGGCGGCGCCCGTGCCTCCGGTACCAACGACAAGGCCGGCTCGATGCTGAACCTGCTGCGCTGGGTGTCGCCGCGTGCCAT
- a CDS encoding response regulator — MKKLSSVLLVDDDQMTNTLNERLLKDLNVAEQYLSARDGAEALMVLDEISASATPLSPVLVLLDIKMPGMDGMTFLEAYQGLSQAQQEAVVIVLHTASMHSQDLNRIDELPVAGLVSKPLTKEKMDTILKLHYQRQFPAS; from the coding sequence ATGAAAAAGCTATCCAGTGTATTGCTGGTCGATGACGACCAAATGACGAATACGCTCAACGAACGTCTGCTCAAAGATTTGAATGTAGCCGAGCAGTATCTTAGCGCCCGTGACGGCGCTGAGGCGCTGATGGTACTCGATGAAATCAGTGCCAGTGCCACGCCCCTGAGCCCGGTGCTCGTACTGCTGGATATCAAGATGCCGGGAATGGACGGCATGACGTTTCTAGAAGCCTACCAGGGCCTGTCCCAGGCCCAGCAGGAAGCCGTGGTGATTGTACTGCACACAGCCTCCATGCACTCGCAGGACTTAAACCGGATTGATGAGCTGCCCGTGGCAGGCCTGGTCAGCAAGCCCCTGACCAAGGAGAAAATGGACACCATTCTCAAGCTGCATTACCAGCGGCAGTTTCCGGCCAGCTAG
- a CDS encoding PAS domain-containing sensor histidine kinase yields MTSRSPKPTSLDAQTAQVKTLQQKNTRLQKQKSVADEQQAVAERYKRSQDRFRTVFENSPLGQKIIGSDLCIRQANQALAGMLGLKSPAKVVGRKIMDFAHPDFVQDWEKLQQRLWDHKEPSFVLETCLVRHDKSSFWCRVTSVLFPDDEGELGYTTLEDITERKKLELANQQLYDTQETILQLAAHDLKSPIHNIEMIMTLLRRHAGILSIDSATARQDVQELIVLVEQACGKANALLRDVMFLGQLEATRSVKHRTNLGSFLDKRMAVFRLSALEKGIQLRLELPKTLLHANIHADKFGRILDNLLSNALNFTPAGGKIRVGLRKVKGRIRLVVHDTGLGIPEALQPHVFDKFTSASRPGLYGDTTTGLGLFITKQIVEMHQGKIWLESKENEGTTFFIDL; encoded by the coding sequence ATGACTTCTCGTTCTCCTAAGCCGACTTCGCTTGATGCTCAAACGGCCCAGGTAAAAACTCTGCAGCAGAAAAACACTCGCCTGCAGAAGCAGAAGTCGGTGGCCGATGAGCAGCAGGCCGTTGCTGAACGCTATAAGCGCAGCCAGGACCGGTTCCGCACTGTCTTTGAGAACTCCCCGCTGGGCCAGAAAATCATTGGCTCCGACCTGTGCATCCGGCAAGCCAATCAGGCGCTGGCGGGCATGCTGGGCCTGAAAAGCCCGGCCAAGGTGGTAGGCCGTAAAATCATGGACTTTGCCCATCCCGACTTTGTACAGGATTGGGAAAAGCTGCAGCAGCGGCTTTGGGACCACAAAGAGCCCAGCTTTGTGCTGGAAACCTGCCTGGTGCGCCACGATAAGTCGTCTTTCTGGTGCCGGGTGACGTCGGTGCTCTTCCCCGACGATGAGGGCGAGTTAGGCTATACCACGCTGGAAGACATAACTGAGCGCAAGAAACTAGAGCTGGCCAACCAGCAGCTCTACGATACCCAGGAAACTATTCTGCAGCTGGCGGCTCACGATTTGAAAAGCCCCATTCACAACATTGAAATGATTATGACGCTGCTGCGGCGTCACGCCGGGATTCTTAGTATCGACTCGGCTACGGCCCGGCAAGATGTGCAGGAGCTAATTGTGCTGGTGGAGCAGGCCTGCGGCAAGGCCAATGCCCTGCTGCGCGACGTGATGTTTCTGGGGCAGCTGGAGGCTACCCGCTCGGTAAAGCACCGCACCAACCTAGGCTCTTTTCTGGACAAGCGCATGGCCGTGTTCCGCCTCTCCGCCCTGGAAAAGGGCATTCAGCTCCGGCTGGAGCTGCCCAAAACGCTTTTACACGCCAACATTCACGCCGACAAGTTTGGCCGTATTCTCGACAATTTGCTTTCCAACGCCCTGAACTTTACGCCCGCCGGAGGAAAGATTCGCGTGGGGCTGCGCAAGGTAAAGGGGCGCATCCGGCTCGTAGTGCACGACACCGGACTAGGCATTCCGGAAGCGCTGCAGCCCCACGTGTTCGACAAGTTTACCTCCGCTTCCCGTCCCGGCCTCTACGGTGACACGACTACGGGCCTGGGGCTATTTATCACCAAGCAGATCGTGGAAATGCACCAGGGCAAAATATGGCTCGAAAGCAAGGAAAACGAGGGCACCACCTTCTTTATCGACTTGTAA
- a CDS encoding lantibiotic dehydratase, whose amino-acid sequence MKHLYHFHPNLVLRTPAAPFDSSFDGATLQSQLQDTGFMEALYLASPDLCQECRKWQSGELTDPKKIEKLQSTVARYYARMSSRCTPFGLFAGCSVLQWGPASRITLASEHNSRHTRLDMHYLCALAYQISELTAVKERIRYFPNTSIYQIGQEVRYIEHHFVQDERVHQISSAAASDTLRQVIEASQPGQTRRELAQLLAENDDELPPAQAYIDQLIQAQVLVSELEPTVTGPEFYTHLQSVLARLQAAAPNAEIQALQATLQEVAELLHRLDQNTVNSAAAYEQIVAALLPLGIPIQKNKLFQTDSIRGLEPTATLSTAVQDQLLEALDVLTYLATPHRNERLEDFKERFQARYEGQAVPLLEALDNESGLRYSDFGKSTYSPLVHDLALGGQSSKGRSLRQNEVQHFMYQKLREADRNHQYSVEITRAEVQDFTAVTNPLPPSLPVMFRLLDDGQVLLENAGGSSAVNLLGRFAHADSRIEEIIREVTRHEQDQNPGVAFAEIAHLPVSRVGNILLRPAFRDFEIPYLAQSGRPAEDQIRLQDLTLAMQGQQLVLRSRLTNQVIVPRLSTAHNFAHHALPVYEFLCDLQTQGLQHQLGFSWSAVSLYAKFLPRLTFRQVVLQAASWQLDRADLRDLLAASAAEVEARLLEFRPRWQLPRFFTLADGDNELLVDADNPTSVAVWLGAIRSRPVVKLKEFLFAGAASPVQDAQGRAYVHQLVALLLRKAPCYTALGRTQMSQHTEVVREFSMGSEWLYYKFYCGQKVADRVLIDVIRPLTEELLRQELIDKWFFIRYADPDNHIRLRLHLPDVQRIGSIVHLVNACVQPYVSNGYIWKTQIDTYRRELERYGSSSIELSESLFFENSRAVLAMLAETAGDDSANLWVWGLHQIDELLDAFDYPLTEKLALLHSLKESFGREFGMDKNLKLQLDAKYRSYRPTIQQALWQQELAGGTTHKQRVRSLAQQINALGRQGALEVELPSLLSSYIHMLLNRLIPVDARLHEMVLYDFLHRQYQSQQALQKSAPITA is encoded by the coding sequence ATGAAACACCTCTACCATTTTCATCCCAACCTCGTTTTACGTACCCCCGCCGCCCCTTTCGATAGTAGCTTCGATGGGGCCACGCTGCAAAGCCAGCTGCAGGACACCGGCTTTATGGAAGCACTATACCTGGCTTCCCCCGATTTGTGCCAGGAGTGCCGCAAGTGGCAGAGCGGCGAGCTGACCGACCCCAAGAAGATTGAGAAGCTGCAAAGCACCGTAGCGCGCTACTACGCCCGCATGAGCAGCCGCTGCACGCCGTTTGGCCTGTTTGCAGGGTGCTCGGTGCTGCAATGGGGCCCGGCTAGCCGCATAACCCTGGCCTCCGAGCACAACTCCCGCCACACCCGCCTCGATATGCACTACCTGTGCGCCCTGGCCTACCAGATTTCGGAGCTGACGGCGGTAAAAGAGCGGATTCGATATTTTCCTAACACCAGTATCTACCAGATCGGGCAGGAGGTGCGCTACATCGAGCACCACTTCGTGCAGGACGAGCGGGTGCACCAGATCAGCTCGGCGGCGGCTTCAGACACGTTGCGGCAGGTCATCGAAGCCAGCCAGCCGGGCCAAACCCGCCGGGAGCTGGCCCAGCTGCTGGCCGAAAACGACGACGAGCTGCCGCCCGCCCAAGCTTACATCGACCAGCTGATCCAGGCCCAGGTGCTGGTCAGTGAGCTGGAGCCCACCGTTACTGGTCCCGAGTTTTACACCCACCTGCAATCTGTGCTGGCCCGCCTGCAGGCCGCCGCACCCAATGCCGAAATTCAGGCCTTGCAAGCCACCCTGCAAGAGGTGGCCGAGCTGCTGCACCGCCTCGACCAGAACACGGTAAATTCGGCAGCTGCCTACGAGCAAATCGTGGCGGCCCTGCTCCCGCTGGGTATTCCGATTCAAAAGAACAAGCTGTTTCAGACTGATTCCATCCGTGGCCTGGAGCCCACTGCCACACTCAGCACCGCCGTGCAGGACCAGCTGCTCGAAGCCCTGGACGTGCTGACCTATCTGGCCACGCCCCACCGCAACGAGCGGCTGGAAGACTTCAAGGAGCGGTTTCAGGCGCGCTACGAGGGCCAGGCCGTACCGCTACTCGAAGCCCTCGACAACGAAAGTGGTCTGCGCTACTCCGATTTTGGCAAAAGCACCTATTCGCCCCTGGTCCACGACCTGGCCCTGGGCGGGCAAAGCAGCAAGGGCCGCTCTTTGCGCCAAAACGAGGTGCAGCACTTCATGTACCAAAAGCTGCGCGAAGCCGACCGCAACCACCAGTACAGCGTGGAAATTACCCGGGCCGAGGTGCAGGACTTCACGGCCGTAACCAACCCGCTGCCGCCGTCCCTGCCGGTGATGTTCCGTCTGCTCGATGACGGGCAGGTTCTGCTCGAAAACGCAGGCGGCTCCAGCGCCGTCAACCTGCTGGGCCGCTTTGCCCATGCCGACAGCCGGATTGAGGAGATTATCCGGGAAGTAACCCGGCACGAGCAAGACCAGAACCCAGGCGTGGCCTTTGCTGAAATAGCCCATTTGCCGGTGAGCCGCGTGGGAAATATTCTGCTGCGGCCCGCGTTTCGCGACTTCGAAATTCCCTATTTGGCTCAGTCGGGACGGCCGGCGGAAGACCAGATCCGTCTCCAGGATTTGACTCTGGCCATGCAGGGCCAGCAACTGGTGCTTCGTTCCCGCCTTACCAACCAGGTTATTGTGCCTCGCCTGAGCACAGCCCACAACTTTGCCCACCACGCCCTGCCGGTGTACGAGTTTTTGTGTGATCTGCAAACCCAGGGCCTGCAGCACCAACTGGGCTTTTCGTGGAGCGCGGTGTCACTCTACGCCAAGTTTTTGCCCCGCCTCACTTTCCGCCAAGTAGTGTTGCAGGCAGCCTCCTGGCAGCTCGACCGCGCCGACCTGCGCGACCTGCTGGCGGCTTCGGCGGCCGAAGTGGAAGCCCGTTTGCTCGAATTTCGCCCCCGCTGGCAGCTGCCGCGCTTTTTCACCCTGGCCGACGGCGACAACGAGCTGCTCGTGGATGCCGATAACCCCACCAGCGTGGCCGTGTGGCTGGGCGCCATTCGAAGCCGGCCGGTGGTCAAGCTCAAGGAGTTTCTGTTTGCCGGCGCGGCTAGCCCCGTGCAAGACGCCCAGGGGCGGGCCTATGTACACCAGCTTGTGGCGCTGCTGTTGCGCAAGGCGCCCTGCTACACAGCGCTGGGCCGAACCCAGATGAGCCAGCACACCGAGGTGGTGCGGGAGTTTTCGATGGGCTCGGAGTGGCTCTATTACAAGTTCTACTGCGGTCAGAAAGTAGCCGACCGGGTGCTAATCGACGTTATCCGGCCCCTCACCGAGGAGCTCTTGCGCCAGGAGCTGATTGATAAGTGGTTTTTCATTCGCTATGCCGACCCGGACAATCACATTCGTCTGCGCCTGCACCTGCCCGACGTGCAGCGCATCGGCAGCATCGTGCACTTGGTCAATGCCTGCGTGCAGCCCTACGTGAGCAACGGCTACATCTGGAAAACCCAGATTGACACCTACCGGCGTGAGCTGGAGCGCTACGGCTCAAGTAGCATAGAGCTGTCCGAGTCCTTGTTTTTCGAAAACAGCCGAGCCGTGCTGGCCATGCTGGCCGAAACCGCCGGCGACGACAGTGCCAACCTCTGGGTGTGGGGCCTGCACCAGATTGACGAGCTGCTCGATGCCTTCGACTACCCGCTGACCGAAAAGCTAGCCCTGCTGCACTCCCTGAAGGAAAGCTTCGGCCGCGAGTTTGGGATGGATAAAAACCTGAAGCTGCAACTCGATGCCAAGTACCGCAGCTACCGCCCCACGATTCAGCAGGCGCTATGGCAGCAGGAGCTGGCGGGTGGCACCACGCACAAGCAGCGGG